A stretch of the Vitis riparia cultivar Riparia Gloire de Montpellier isolate 1030 chromosome 13, EGFV_Vit.rip_1.0, whole genome shotgun sequence genome encodes the following:
- the LOC117927883 gene encoding pentatricopeptide repeat-containing protein At1g80550, mitochondrial-like, with translation MAMLSLISPRHCNSFRCIQTLLYPFTQSFSKKPFKPIEPEPLSNPIISPNSTSFDHSTVRQTLSCYANDWKRALEFFDWVQTQCGFNHTTDTYNGMIDILGKFFEFDLIWVLIQRMKADPVAYPNHVTFRFVFKRYAAAHLVEEAMNAYYRTEEFNLRDETSYSNLIDALCEYKHVIEAEELFLRESKDLVFNDDVKIYNIILRGWFKMGWWKKCREFWEEMDRRGVCKSLYSYSIYMDIQCKSGKPWRAVKLYKEMKKKGIGLDVVAYNTVIRAIGLSEGVDFSIRVFREMKEVGCEPNVVTYNTIIKLLCENGRIREAYGVFDQMREKGYAPNVITYHCFFGCIEKPKQILRTFDRMINSGVRPRMDTYVMLMKKFGRWGFLRPVFIVWKKMEEQGCSPDACAYNALIDALVQKGMVDLARKYEEEMLAKGLSAKPRVDLGTKPHTE, from the coding sequence ATGGCAATGCTTTCTTTGATCTCTCCTCGACACTGCAATTCGTTTCGATGCATTCAAACTCTTCTTTATCCATTCACTCAATCCTTTTCCAAAAAACCCTTCAAACCCATTGAACCAGAGCCTCTATCAAACCCTATAATCTCCCCAAATTCAACTAGTTTTGACCACTCCACTGTGCGCCAAACTCTCTCCTGCTACGCCAATGACTGGAAACGCGCACTCGAGTTCTTCGATTGGGTTCAAACCCAATGCGGCTTCAATCACACCACTGATACCTACAATGGCATGATTGACATTCTGGGCAAGTTTTTCGAATTCGATCTCATATGGGTTTTGATCCAACGCATGAAAGCAGACCCAGTTGCGTACCCCAACCATGTCACTTTTCGTTTCGTGTTCAAGCGCTATGCAGCGGCGCATCTAGTTGAAGAAGCGATGAATGCTTATTATAGAACTGAGGAGTTTAATCTGAGGGATGAAACTTCGTATTCGAATTTGATTGACGCGCTTTGTGAGTATAAGCATGTAATAGAAGCTGAAGAATTGTTCCTAAGAGAGAGCAAAGACTTAGTTTTTAACGATGATGtgaaaatttataacattattcTTCGTGGGTGGTTCAAAATGGGGTGGTGGAAGAAGTGTAGGGAGTTTTGGGAAGAGATGGATAGGAGAGGTGTTTGTAAAAGTCTATATTCTTATTCGATATATATGGATATACAGTGCAAGAGTGGGAAGCCATGGAGGGCCGTGAAATTGTATaaggagatgaagaagaagggAATTGGGCTGGATGTTGTGGCGTATAACACGGTCATTCGTGCCATTGGTCTTTCAGAGGGTGTCGATTTTTCAATTCGGGTATTTCGCGAGATGAAAGAGGTGGGTTGTGAGCCCAATGTTGTGACTTACAATACAATTATCAAGCTGTTGTGTGAAAATGGGAGAATTAGAGAAGCCTATGGGGTGTTCGATCAAATGCGTGAGAAGGGTTATGCACCAAATGTGATTACTTATCACTGCTTTTTCGGGTGTATTGAGAAGCCTAAACAGATTCTCAGGACGTTTGATAGGATGATCAATAGTGGGGTTAGGCCTAGGATGGACACTTACGTGATGCTTATGAAGAAGTTTGGGAGGTGGGGATTTCTTCGACCTGTTTTTATCGTTTGGAAGAAGATGGAAGAACAAGGGTGTAGTCCGGATGCGTGTGCGTATAATGCTCTTATTGATGCTTTAGTGCAGAAGGGTATGGTAGATTTGGCTCGGAAGTATGAGGAAGAGATGTTAGCAAAAGGGCTTTCTGCTAAACCAAGGGTAGATCTTGGGACCAAGCCCCATACTGAATGA